One window of Erwinia aphidicola genomic DNA carries:
- the bioD gene encoding dethiobiotin synthase: MSKRWFVTGTDTEVGKTVASCALLQAAKAAGWRCAGYKPVASGCEVTPEGVRNSDALALQRTASVWLPYQQVNPLAFIEPTSPHIVSAEEQRPISARQLSAGLETVAQQADWVLTEGAGGWFTPLSESLTFADWVVQEQLPVILVVGVKLGCINHALLTAQAIQASGVQLAGWIANGVLPAGKRHQEYMATLTRTIPAPLLGEIPHLPGGEGFDEVGRFITLP, encoded by the coding sequence GTGAGTAAGCGCTGGTTTGTCACCGGAACGGATACGGAAGTGGGGAAGACAGTGGCCAGCTGTGCACTGTTGCAGGCGGCGAAAGCCGCGGGATGGCGCTGTGCAGGCTACAAGCCGGTGGCCTCCGGCTGTGAGGTGACGCCTGAGGGCGTGCGCAACAGTGATGCGCTGGCGCTGCAGCGCACTGCCAGCGTCTGGCTGCCGTATCAGCAGGTCAACCCGCTGGCGTTTATCGAGCCGACCTCGCCGCATATTGTCAGCGCCGAAGAGCAGCGCCCGATCAGCGCCCGCCAGCTCTCTGCCGGGCTGGAGACGGTTGCACAACAGGCTGACTGGGTGCTGACCGAAGGGGCCGGTGGCTGGTTCACGCCGCTGTCGGAAAGTCTGACCTTTGCCGACTGGGTGGTGCAGGAGCAGCTGCCGGTGATTCTGGTGGTGGGCGTTAAGCTGGGCTGTATTAATCACGCCTTACTCACCGCGCAGGCGATTCAGGCCAGCGGCGTGCAGCTGGCGGGTTGGATTGCCAACGGCGTGCTGCCTGCGGGTAAACGTCACCAGGAGTATATGGCGACGTTAACCCGCACGATCCCGGCACCGCTGCTGGGCGAGATCCCGCATCTGCCGGGTGGAGAGGGGTTTGATGAGGTGGGGCGGTTTATTACCTTGCCGTAA
- a CDS encoding ABC transporter ATP-binding protein: MLSLRSINQFYGQNHILWDVDLDLPPGTCTGILGQPGMGKTTLVNCIMGHLPINSGSMIWQEDNGPPQDLLLQPVEKRASLGIGYVPQGRHIFSQMSIEENLQIALLAGAGMERHRAIPQMVYDLFPALYSLRHQRSGELPIDQQQQLALARALVLQPKLLILDEPTEGMSPWLEEEMGNLIHRLNHDFGMTILLLEQRLSFIRRVADYFLLLHRGRNVAHGTVAQLDESMVNTWLTV, from the coding sequence ATGCTCAGCTTACGTTCTATTAATCAATTTTATGGGCAGAACCACATATTGTGGGATGTTGATCTCGATCTGCCACCTGGCACCTGTACCGGCATCCTCGGGCAGCCCGGCATGGGAAAAACCACGCTGGTCAACTGCATCATGGGGCATTTGCCGATTAACAGCGGCTCGATGATCTGGCAGGAAGATAACGGCCCACCGCAGGACCTGCTGCTGCAGCCGGTGGAAAAACGCGCCTCGCTGGGGATAGGCTATGTTCCACAGGGGCGACACATCTTTTCGCAGATGAGTATTGAAGAGAACCTGCAAATCGCTCTGCTGGCCGGTGCCGGTATGGAACGCCACCGGGCTATCCCCCAGATGGTGTATGACCTGTTCCCGGCGCTCTATTCGCTGCGTCATCAGCGCAGCGGCGAGCTGCCGATCGACCAGCAGCAGCAGCTGGCGCTGGCGCGTGCGCTGGTACTGCAGCCGAAGCTGCTGATTCTGGATGAGCCGACCGAAGGCATGTCGCCCTGGCTGGAAGAGGAGATGGGCAACCTGATCCATCGCCTGAATCATGATTTCGGGATGACCATTTTGCTGCTGGAGCAGCGCCTGTCGTTTATTCGCCGCGTGGCTGACTACTTCCTGCTGCTGCACCGCGGGCGCAACGTGGCGCACGGCACGGTGGCGCAGCTGGATGAGAGCATGGTGAATACCTGGCTGACGGTGTGA
- the bioC gene encoding malonyl-ACP O-methyltransferase BioC — protein MLQMVNKQAVAAAFGRAAHSYNQHAELQRQCGERLMQLARPGQELEVLDAGCGTGWFSQRWRENGHAVTALDLSADMLRQAAAAQAAHHYQLGDIEALPFADNRFDRSWSNLAVQWCSSLPQALRELQRVTRPGGQVLFSTLLDGSLSEVQQAWQQLGRCAPVNRFATPEMITEAARGMRLSLECYPLTLAFADVLSALRSLKGIGATHLHQGRDALALSRGALQRLEQVWPRDERGCLLSYQLVSGVIECE, from the coding sequence ATGCTGCAAATGGTTAATAAACAGGCGGTGGCGGCGGCGTTTGGCCGGGCCGCGCACAGCTATAACCAGCATGCGGAGCTACAGCGCCAGTGCGGAGAACGCCTGATGCAGCTGGCGCGCCCCGGGCAGGAGCTGGAAGTGCTGGATGCCGGCTGCGGCACCGGCTGGTTCAGCCAGCGCTGGCGTGAAAACGGGCATGCCGTCACCGCGCTGGATCTCTCCGCGGATATGCTGCGTCAGGCCGCTGCCGCGCAGGCTGCGCACCATTATCAGCTGGGCGACATTGAGGCGCTGCCGTTTGCCGATAACCGCTTTGACCGCAGCTGGAGCAACCTGGCGGTGCAGTGGTGCAGTTCGCTGCCGCAGGCGCTGCGCGAGCTGCAGCGCGTCACGCGCCCCGGCGGGCAGGTGCTGTTTTCCACGCTGCTCGACGGGTCGCTGAGTGAGGTGCAGCAAGCCTGGCAGCAGCTGGGGCGCTGTGCGCCGGTCAACCGCTTTGCCACGCCAGAGATGATTACAGAGGCGGCCCGCGGCATGCGGCTGTCGCTGGAGTGCTATCCCCTGACGCTGGCGTTTGCGGACGTGCTCAGCGCGCTGCGTTCCCTGAAGGGCATCGGCGCCACCCATCTGCATCAGGGGCGCGATGCGCTGGCGTTGAGCCGTGGCGCGCTGCAGCGGCTGGAGCAGGTCTGGCCGCGCGATGAACGCGGCTGCCTGCTGAGTTATCAACTGGTATCAGGAGTGATTGAGTGTGAGTAA
- the bioF gene encoding 8-amino-7-oxononanoate synthase, producing MAWSQRMKQALETRRLHGQYRQRQVNEYADARSLRVDGHDYRNFSANDYLGLSHDARIVAAWQQGAARYGVGAGGSAHVTGYRAPQAEFEQQLAEWLGYSRALLFISGFAANQAVITAMMAKDDRIFADKLCHASLLEAASLCPATLRRFSHNQPPALASLLATAGSGETLVVTEGLFSMDGDRAPLAALQQLAQRHNSWLLVDDAHGIGVCGEQGRGSCWQQGVKPQLLIVTFGKAFGVSGAALLCDDATAEYLLQFARHLIYSTAMPPAQICALQAALVCVQQGDEQRQRLRDNIGYFRQHASGLRWKLAASDSAIQPLMVGDEQAALALAQRLRAAGCWVSAIRPPTVPPGTSRLRITLSAAHQDSDIDALLEVLHAANG from the coding sequence ATGGCCTGGTCACAGCGAATGAAGCAGGCGCTGGAAACCCGCCGCCTGCACGGCCAGTATCGCCAGCGGCAGGTGAACGAATACGCCGATGCGCGCAGCCTGCGGGTCGACGGCCATGATTACCGCAATTTCTCTGCCAACGACTACCTCGGGCTGAGCCACGATGCGCGCATTGTGGCCGCCTGGCAGCAGGGCGCGGCCCGCTATGGCGTGGGCGCGGGCGGTTCAGCGCACGTTACCGGCTATCGCGCCCCGCAGGCGGAGTTTGAGCAGCAGCTGGCAGAGTGGCTAGGCTACTCGCGCGCGCTGCTGTTTATCTCCGGCTTTGCCGCTAACCAGGCGGTAATTACCGCGATGATGGCCAAAGACGATCGTATCTTTGCCGATAAGCTGTGCCACGCCTCGCTGCTGGAAGCCGCCAGCCTCTGCCCGGCCACGCTGCGCCGTTTTAGCCACAATCAGCCGCCCGCGCTGGCTTCCCTGCTGGCCACGGCGGGCAGTGGGGAGACGCTGGTGGTCACCGAAGGGCTGTTCAGCATGGATGGCGACCGCGCCCCGCTGGCGGCGCTGCAGCAGCTGGCTCAACGGCACAACAGCTGGCTGCTGGTGGATGATGCGCACGGTATTGGCGTCTGCGGCGAACAGGGGCGCGGCAGCTGCTGGCAGCAGGGGGTGAAACCACAGCTGCTGATCGTCACCTTTGGCAAAGCTTTTGGCGTCAGCGGCGCGGCGCTGCTGTGCGATGACGCCACCGCGGAATATCTGCTGCAGTTTGCCCGCCACCTGATCTACAGCACTGCCATGCCGCCAGCGCAGATCTGTGCGTTGCAGGCGGCACTGGTCTGCGTGCAGCAGGGCGATGAGCAGCGGCAAAGGTTGAGGGATAATATTGGCTATTTTCGCCAGCACGCCAGCGGCTTGCGCTGGAAGCTGGCCGCATCGGACAGCGCCATCCAACCGCTGATGGTCGGCGATGAGCAGGCAGCCCTCGCGCTGGCACAGCGGCTACGCGCGGCGGGCTGCTGGGTGAGTGCCATCCGCCCGCCGACCGTACCGCCCGGCACCTCACGGCTGCGCATCACCCTCAGCGCGGCGCACCAAGATTCCGATATCGATGCCCTGCTGGAGGTGCTGCATGCTGCAAATGGTTAA